The Bos indicus x Bos taurus breed Angus x Brahman F1 hybrid chromosome 3, Bos_hybrid_MaternalHap_v2.0, whole genome shotgun sequence genome includes a window with the following:
- the LOC113890402 gene encoding LOW QUALITY PROTEIN: olfactory receptor 10J1-like (The sequence of the model RefSeq protein was modified relative to this genomic sequence to represent the inferred CDS: inserted 1 base in 1 codon) has translation MKKKNHTLVSEFTLQGFSSFCEHQFTLFIVFFALYMLTLAGNIITVAIISLDRRLHTPMYFFLGMLSASETVYTVIIIPKMLCNLVGLSQSISLAGCAAQMFFFITLAINNCFLLTAMGYDRYVAICHPLRYTVIMNRRVCIQLVWGACSIGLIVAMXKVTSVFRLPFCATKVAHFFCDIWPVMKLSCIDTTVNEILTLIISVLVILVPMGLVFISYILIISTILKIASAEGRKKAFATCASHLTVVIVHYGCASIAYLKPKSENSKDEDQLISVTYTVVTPLLNPVVYTLRNKEAKDALLRAIGRKLS, from the exons atgaagaaaaagaatcacACTCTGGTGAGTGAGTTTACTCTTCAGGGTTTCTCCAGCTTCTGTGAGCACCAGTTCACCCTCTTTATCGTGTTTTTTGCACTGTACATGTTAACCCTGGCAGGCAATATCATCACTGTGGCCATCATCAGCCTTGACCGTcgcctccacacccccatgtatttcttcctcgGCATGCTGTCAGCTTCTGAGACTGTGTACACAGTCATCATTATACCCAAGATGCTCTGCAACCTTGTAGGCCTGAGTCAGTCCATTTCTTTGGCAGGTTGTGCCGCTCAGATGTTCTTCTTCATCACTTTGGCCATCAACAACTGCTTCCTGCTCACTGCGATGGGCTacgaccgctatgtggccatttgCCACCCCTTGAGGTACACAGTTATCATGAACAGGAGGGTGTGCATCCAGCTGGTGTGGGGGGCCTGCAGCATTGGGCTGATTGTGGCCA ACAAGGTGACGTCTGTATTCAGGTTACCCTTCTGTGCCACAAAGGTGGCccacttcttctgtgacatcTGGCCTGTGATGaagctctcctgcattgacacGACTGTCAATGAGATCCTGACTTTGATCATCAGTGTCCTGGTGATCCTGGTTCCCATGGGATTGGTTTTCATTTCCTATATCCTCATCATCTCCACCATCCTTAAAATTGCCTCAGCTGAAGGTCGGAAGAAGGCCTTTGCCACCTGCGCCTCCCACCTCACTGTGGTCATTGTCCACTATGGCTGTGCCTCCATTGCCTACCTCAAGCCCAagtcagagaacagcaaggatgAGGATCAGCTGATCTCAGTGACCTACACTGTCGTCACCCCACTACTGAACCCTGTGGTGTACACCCTGAGGAACAAAGAGGCCAAGGATGCTCTGCTCCGGGCCATTGGCAGGAAGCTTTCCTGA